One genomic region from Cyclopterus lumpus isolate fCycLum1 chromosome 20, fCycLum1.pri, whole genome shotgun sequence encodes:
- the pex2 gene encoding peroxisome biogenesis factor 2 isoform X1, producing MAGLESEDDQKGSAGSSGPETHVDPQTPVLRISQLDALELDSSLEQLVWTQFSQCFHNCRPGLLTPLEPELRALLHLLLWRFTLYSSSTTVGQSLLSLRYNNILSSSPRYRPLSRRQKLGLALLTAGPRWLQERSHSLLLALSSGGPGSERVGGLLQRGLRNCLTFFSSITQLASLINFLVFLRRGRHPVLAERIVGARAVFSKPNVVRDVTYQYMNRELLWHGFAEFLIFLLPLINTRKLKATVFSIILGGDGADREGVTEGPGACKECGLCGEWPTMPHTVGCQHVFCYYCIKSQSIADAYLTCPKCGAEAGQPEPVKMEVEMIGR from the exons ATGG CAGGTTTGGAAAGCGAGGACGACCAAAAAGGTTCAGCTGGGAGTTCTGGTCCAGAGACCCATGTTGACCCTCAGACCCCAGTACTGCGCATCAGCCAGCTGGATGCCCTCGAGCTCGACTCATCCCTAGAGCAGCTGGTATGGACCCAGTTCTCCCAGTGCTTCCACAACTGCCGCCCGGGCTTGCTCACCCCGCTGGAGCCTGAACTGAGGGCTCTTCTCCATTTGCTTCTGTGGAGATTCACACTTTATTCTAGCAGCACCACCGTGGGCCAATCTTTACTGAGTCTACGCTACAACAACATCCTGTCATCGTCTCCCCGTTACAGACCTCTGTCTCGCAGGCAGAAGCTGGGTCTGGCCCTGCTCACTGCAGGACCGCGCTGGCTCCAGGAGCGCTCGCACAGCCTGCTGCTGGCCCTGAGTTCAGGAGGGCCTGGGTCTGAAAGAGTCGGTGGTTTACTCCAACGGGGTCTCCGCAATTGCCTGACCTTTTTTTCTAGTATAACACAGCTCGCAAGTCTCATCAACTTCCTTGTGTTCCTGAGAAGAGGTCGCCATCCTGTGCTGGCTGAAAGGATTGTGGGAGCTCGGGCGGTTTTCAGCAAGCCCAATGTGGTCCGGGACGTAACCTACCAGTACATGAACCGCGAGCTGCTGTGGCACGGCTTCGCCGAGTTCCTCATCTTCCTGTTGCCGCTGATCAATACAAGAAAACTGAAGGCAACTGTGTTTTCAATTATTTTGGGGGGAGACGGTGCTGACAGGGAGGGGGTGACAGAAGGGCCGGGCGCGTGTAAGGAGTGCGGACTGTGCGGCGAATGGCCCACCATGCCTCATACGGTGGGCTGCCAACACGTTTTCTGTTACTACTGCATCAAAAGCCAAAGCATTGCAGACGCTTACCTCACCTGCCCCAAATGTGGTGCTGAGGCAGGCCAGCCTGAGCCGGTCaagatggaggtggagatgaTTGGCAGATGA
- the pex2 gene encoding peroxisome biogenesis factor 2 isoform X2, which translates to MGLESEDDQKGSAGSSGPETHVDPQTPVLRISQLDALELDSSLEQLVWTQFSQCFHNCRPGLLTPLEPELRALLHLLLWRFTLYSSSTTVGQSLLSLRYNNILSSSPRYRPLSRRQKLGLALLTAGPRWLQERSHSLLLALSSGGPGSERVGGLLQRGLRNCLTFFSSITQLASLINFLVFLRRGRHPVLAERIVGARAVFSKPNVVRDVTYQYMNRELLWHGFAEFLIFLLPLINTRKLKATVFSIILGGDGADREGVTEGPGACKECGLCGEWPTMPHTVGCQHVFCYYCIKSQSIADAYLTCPKCGAEAGQPEPVKMEVEMIGR; encoded by the exons ATGG GTTTGGAAAGCGAGGACGACCAAAAAGGTTCAGCTGGGAGTTCTGGTCCAGAGACCCATGTTGACCCTCAGACCCCAGTACTGCGCATCAGCCAGCTGGATGCCCTCGAGCTCGACTCATCCCTAGAGCAGCTGGTATGGACCCAGTTCTCCCAGTGCTTCCACAACTGCCGCCCGGGCTTGCTCACCCCGCTGGAGCCTGAACTGAGGGCTCTTCTCCATTTGCTTCTGTGGAGATTCACACTTTATTCTAGCAGCACCACCGTGGGCCAATCTTTACTGAGTCTACGCTACAACAACATCCTGTCATCGTCTCCCCGTTACAGACCTCTGTCTCGCAGGCAGAAGCTGGGTCTGGCCCTGCTCACTGCAGGACCGCGCTGGCTCCAGGAGCGCTCGCACAGCCTGCTGCTGGCCCTGAGTTCAGGAGGGCCTGGGTCTGAAAGAGTCGGTGGTTTACTCCAACGGGGTCTCCGCAATTGCCTGACCTTTTTTTCTAGTATAACACAGCTCGCAAGTCTCATCAACTTCCTTGTGTTCCTGAGAAGAGGTCGCCATCCTGTGCTGGCTGAAAGGATTGTGGGAGCTCGGGCGGTTTTCAGCAAGCCCAATGTGGTCCGGGACGTAACCTACCAGTACATGAACCGCGAGCTGCTGTGGCACGGCTTCGCCGAGTTCCTCATCTTCCTGTTGCCGCTGATCAATACAAGAAAACTGAAGGCAACTGTGTTTTCAATTATTTTGGGGGGAGACGGTGCTGACAGGGAGGGGGTGACAGAAGGGCCGGGCGCGTGTAAGGAGTGCGGACTGTGCGGCGAATGGCCCACCATGCCTCATACGGTGGGCTGCCAACACGTTTTCTGTTACTACTGCATCAAAAGCCAAAGCATTGCAGACGCTTACCTCACCTGCCCCAAATGTGGTGCTGAGGCAGGCCAGCCTGAGCCGGTCaagatggaggtggagatgaTTGGCAGATGA